Proteins from one methanogenic archaeon mixed culture ISO4-G1 genomic window:
- a CDS encoding methionyl-tRNA synthetase MetG: protein MSKICINVAWPYANGPIHLGHVAGSLLPPDIFRRYNLLLGNEVLMVGGSDQHGTPITISAEKCGMTPEAYADKFHEINKKAIEDLNIHYFFNKTHCPTHFEVTQYIFNKLKDNGYVYVKETNQYFCPKCGRFLPDRYVEGICPKCGAEKTRSDQCDSCGTTFEPGDLKEPYCTLCGSTPEIRATKHFFLKLSAFTDRLIDYVKDKDYWRSNVKTFTQNWLQGEGLTDRAITRDMSWGVPIPMEGWDDKVIYVWFDAVIGYLSASIEYSRQIGKPDYWKEFWKNPECKHYYFIGKDNIPFHSIIWPAILMGVGGLELPYDIPANEYLMIGGGKLSKSRGGAIDIPSVLQKYDADVIRYYLSAVMPDTHDSEFTWEDFQTKVNTELVANLGNFFHRSLDFSKKNFGTIPAGEDDPAVTQAIEDTVKEYCDCIGRCDFKKGLKAVMNLSSFGNKYFNDAAPWKLVKEDKEACGKVIHNVLRLVQALSVLSWPYVPTAAEKVWGFLGNEGTIQDAGLNAAKASVKTGQQLNDSVPVFKKLDIPELKEDKKKENAEPQPANFTGPFADFRRLDVRVGTIVSVEDHPEAERLYVLKVDLGEEEPRQLVTNIKSIFPKDYMMGRRLLVISNLKKAKFKGVESFGMLMAADDEQVGGDHLALLKPNKDVPNGTVLNCGLENSSSRIELKHFEAVKIKTARIKDGKFLGMDIELPPDAPEVVTAIIDGDKAIPFGDGKGCIITVDDGCGILDGADVR from the coding sequence ATGTCGAAGATTTGCATAAACGTCGCGTGGCCGTACGCCAACGGACCCATACACCTGGGCCATGTGGCCGGATCGCTCCTGCCCCCTGACATATTCAGGAGATACAACCTGCTCCTTGGGAACGAGGTGCTGATGGTCGGAGGTTCGGACCAGCACGGGACACCGATTACGATCTCAGCGGAGAAATGCGGAATGACCCCCGAGGCCTACGCCGACAAGTTCCATGAGATCAACAAGAAGGCCATCGAGGACCTCAACATCCACTACTTCTTCAACAAGACCCACTGCCCCACCCACTTCGAGGTCACGCAGTACATCTTCAACAAGCTGAAGGACAACGGATACGTCTACGTGAAGGAGACCAACCAGTACTTCTGTCCCAAGTGCGGACGTTTCCTTCCCGACAGGTACGTCGAGGGGATCTGTCCCAAGTGTGGTGCGGAGAAGACCCGTTCGGACCAGTGCGACAGCTGCGGAACCACCTTCGAACCCGGGGACCTCAAGGAACCGTACTGCACACTATGCGGATCAACACCCGAGATCAGGGCCACCAAGCATTTCTTCCTGAAACTGAGCGCGTTCACGGACAGACTCATCGACTACGTAAAGGACAAGGACTACTGGAGATCCAATGTCAAGACGTTCACCCAGAACTGGCTACAGGGCGAGGGACTCACCGACAGGGCCATCACGAGGGACATGTCCTGGGGAGTGCCCATCCCCATGGAGGGCTGGGACGACAAGGTCATCTACGTTTGGTTCGACGCGGTTATCGGCTACCTCTCGGCATCCATCGAGTACTCCAGGCAGATCGGGAAGCCCGACTACTGGAAGGAGTTCTGGAAGAACCCCGAGTGCAAGCACTACTATTTCATCGGAAAGGACAACATCCCGTTCCATTCGATCATCTGGCCCGCCATACTCATGGGAGTCGGCGGACTGGAGCTCCCCTACGACATCCCCGCCAACGAGTACCTCATGATAGGCGGAGGAAAGCTCTCCAAGAGCCGCGGAGGAGCGATCGATATCCCAAGCGTACTCCAGAAGTACGACGCGGACGTTATCAGATACTACCTGTCGGCGGTCATGCCCGACACCCATGATTCAGAGTTCACCTGGGAGGACTTCCAGACCAAGGTCAACACCGAACTGGTGGCCAACCTCGGTAACTTCTTCCACAGGTCGCTGGACTTCTCGAAGAAGAACTTCGGCACCATCCCCGCGGGCGAGGACGACCCGGCGGTCACACAGGCCATCGAGGACACGGTGAAGGAGTACTGCGACTGCATCGGACGCTGCGACTTCAAGAAGGGACTAAAAGCGGTCATGAACCTCTCGTCCTTCGGGAACAAGTACTTCAACGATGCGGCGCCCTGGAAACTGGTTAAGGAGGACAAGGAGGCCTGCGGAAAGGTCATCCACAACGTCCTCAGGCTCGTCCAGGCACTGTCCGTCCTGTCTTGGCCTTACGTCCCCACGGCAGCGGAAAAGGTCTGGGGCTTCCTCGGAAACGAGGGAACGATCCAGGATGCCGGACTCAATGCGGCCAAGGCATCCGTGAAAACGGGACAGCAGCTCAACGACTCCGTGCCAGTGTTCAAGAAGCTGGATATCCCCGAGCTCAAGGAGGACAAGAAGAAGGAGAACGCTGAACCCCAGCCTGCCAACTTCACCGGGCCCTTCGCTGACTTCAGGCGCCTGGATGTCCGTGTGGGAACGATCGTGTCCGTAGAGGACCACCCCGAGGCTGAGAGGCTGTACGTCCTCAAGGTCGACCTCGGAGAGGAGGAGCCCAGACAGCTGGTCACCAACATCAAGTCGATCTTCCCCAAGGATTACATGATGGGAAGGAGGCTGCTCGTGATCTCCAACCTCAAGAAGGCCAAGTTCAAGGGCGTGGAGTCCTTCGGAATGCTCATGGCCGCCGACGACGAACAGGTCGGAGGGGACCATCTGGCACTTCTCAAGCCCAACAAGGACGTCCCCAACGGAACCGTTCTTAACTGCGGTCTCGAGAACTCATCCTCCAGGATCGAGCTGAAGCACTTCGAGGCTGTCAAGATCAAGACGGCGAGGATCAAGGACGGCAAATTCCTCGGAATGGACATAGAACTTCCCCCCGACGCACCCGAGGTGGTCACGGCGATCATCGACGGTGACAAGGCCATCCCGTTCGGAGACGGTAAAGGATGCATCATCACCGTCGACGACGGATGCGGCATCCTCGACGGGGCAGACGTAAGATGA
- a CDS encoding PHP domain-containing protein, with protein MKADLHVHTEFSLDGHTKMDELVRTAVEKGIGCIAVTDHNEFKAYDILKDNKDVIIIPAEEVSSKEGHILAFGIDRQIPKGLSIQDTIDKIHEAGGYAFAAHPYRWWSGLGEKNTLSYDYDGIESRNARSIPSANRKSEKLAERIGKPVSAGSDAHTPGRIGWGYVELPDTVTNWREAVDAIMNGDITAVYSESRSFIQTLRYGIKSIGQWMFRGFHRM; from the coding sequence ATGAAAGCAGACCTTCACGTTCATACGGAGTTCTCCCTCGACGGCCACACCAAGATGGATGAGCTGGTCAGAACGGCCGTGGAGAAGGGCATCGGCTGCATAGCCGTGACCGACCACAACGAGTTCAAGGCCTACGATATCCTCAAGGACAACAAGGACGTCATCATAATCCCTGCGGAGGAGGTCTCGTCCAAGGAAGGCCACATCCTGGCCTTCGGCATCGACAGGCAGATTCCCAAGGGACTTTCCATCCAGGATACCATCGACAAGATACACGAGGCCGGAGGATACGCCTTCGCTGCCCACCCATACAGATGGTGGTCCGGACTGGGCGAGAAGAATACCCTGTCCTATGATTACGACGGCATCGAATCAAGGAACGCACGCTCCATCCCATCCGCCAACAGGAAATCGGAGAAGCTCGCGGAGAGGATCGGAAAACCGGTCTCCGCCGGTTCTGATGCGCACACACCCGGGCGCATAGGCTGGGGCTACGTGGAACTGCCGGACACTGTCACCAACTGGCGGGAGGCCGTGGATGCCATCATGAACGGTGACATCACCGCCGTCTACAGCGAGAGCCGCTCGTTCATCCAGACGCTGAGATACGGGATCAAATCCATAGGTCAGTGGATGTTCCGCGGATTCCATAGAATGTGA
- a CDS encoding TfoX N-terminal domain-containing protein, with amino-acid sequence MPSDANSLEKVRAILPEITSHKMMGEYLLYMEGKLFGGIYDDRLLIKLTKASTTLLKGYPSAFPYEGGGEMIHFTEPYDAFQLRRVVMAMLPELKTRE; translated from the coding sequence ATGCCTTCCGATGCGAATTCTCTGGAAAAGGTCAGGGCGATCCTGCCCGAGATCACCTCCCACAAGATGATGGGGGAATATCTCCTGTACATGGAAGGGAAACTATTCGGCGGGATCTACGACGACAGACTCCTGATCAAACTCACCAAGGCATCGACTACCCTTCTGAAGGGCTATCCCTCGGCATTCCCCTACGAAGGAGGAGGGGAGATGATACATTTCACGGAACCTTACGATGCGTTCCAGCTGAGAAGGGTCGTGATGGCCATGCTTCCGGAGCTCAAGACCCGTGAATGA
- a CDS encoding cobalamin biosynthesis protein CobW, which yields MHVFIIGGFLGSGKTTILLSLARLYTGKGKSVAIIVNESGEVGVDGSTIKAQGFSATELPEGCICCSLVGSLQATLKQIKSDIDPDILIIEPTGLALPHKVKQFVHTSMIDEDSCSIIGLADADRFDSLIEKKENFYKMQMSGSDIVLINKSDLVTNDEISRIAGWFSENYPSKPVFSVSAKTDAGMEALYDFIGSKMTG from the coding sequence ATGCACGTGTTCATCATCGGCGGATTCCTTGGCAGCGGAAAGACCACGATCCTTCTGAGCCTCGCGAGACTGTACACGGGCAAGGGGAAGAGCGTTGCCATCATAGTCAACGAATCCGGCGAGGTCGGGGTGGACGGATCCACGATAAAGGCTCAGGGGTTCAGCGCCACGGAGCTTCCCGAGGGATGCATATGCTGCAGCCTTGTCGGATCCCTGCAGGCCACCCTCAAGCAGATCAAGAGCGACATCGATCCCGACATCCTGATCATAGAACCTACCGGTCTGGCACTTCCACATAAGGTGAAGCAGTTCGTCCACACGTCGATGATCGACGAGGACTCCTGCTCCATCATCGGACTCGCCGATGCGGACCGTTTCGACTCGCTGATCGAGAAGAAGGAGAACTTCTACAAGATGCAGATGTCCGGTTCCGACATCGTCCTGATAAACAAATCGGACCTGGTCACGAACGATGAGATATCACGCATAGCGGGATGGTTCTCGGAGAACTATCCGTCGAAACCTGTATTCTCAGTCTCCGCCAAGACGGATGCGGGGATGGAAGCCCTCTATGATTTCATCGGGTCGAAGATGACCGGATGA
- a CDS encoding methylamine methyltransferase corrinoid protein reductive activase — translation MSYGISLDIGTSGTRGHAVDLSNGRILSTSVTECHPLPGANIMDHLTFCINNGTETAHNILMDTVNKLIRTLGVDLNKVERVSICGNPIQLSLFQGIPVDDLAFAGDNAHKARGIVAQKRDAGTFSAVDVGLDVKDGCELLVPPAIRHEIGADALAMMYKSGFLEQKENCLVTDYGTNAEMALKVGDDIYTGSAAAGPAMEGQSIRCGMLAGPGAISDLEYDFQYICKVLNDDIIPENGDRVDIALETVTPEGPMSGKAKGITGTGVIAAVSALLEAHLWRKGKIDTSDGLLHLQDGITIDSHDISEALKAIGAMRAGHFTLLEHAGIKFSDLDIMYMAGASGTYVDAVKARKVGLLPPSCNTIYQYGNTSLAMATDILRDPELLDKLQDIANGIRANHIMFAGDEVFEQIYTQELAVCDEGMSMEMYNRNNAIAGIQELPKPTGNPTVHRMVQRDIPDLGDRGLFILHDIGTELRGYMEGCIGCKKCENECPEHALKVMDDNEIVVQTKNCLGTACYRCQFSCPKKVYKYDSLRLVQ, via the coding sequence ATGAGTTACGGTATTTCCCTGGATATAGGTACGAGCGGAACAAGGGGTCATGCGGTCGATCTCTCGAACGGCAGGATCCTTTCGACATCTGTCACGGAATGTCATCCCTTGCCGGGTGCCAACATCATGGATCACCTTACGTTCTGCATCAACAACGGCACTGAGACGGCCCACAACATCCTGATGGATACCGTTAACAAGCTGATCAGGACCCTAGGCGTCGATCTGAACAAGGTCGAGAGGGTAAGCATCTGCGGAAACCCTATCCAGCTGTCGCTCTTCCAGGGGATCCCCGTGGACGATCTTGCGTTCGCAGGCGACAACGCCCACAAGGCAAGAGGGATAGTCGCCCAGAAGAGGGATGCTGGTACATTCTCCGCGGTGGACGTCGGTCTCGATGTCAAGGACGGATGCGAATTATTGGTCCCTCCGGCCATCAGGCACGAGATCGGTGCGGACGCCTTGGCCATGATGTACAAGAGCGGTTTCCTCGAGCAGAAGGAGAACTGCCTCGTCACGGATTACGGTACGAACGCGGAGATGGCGCTGAAGGTCGGCGACGACATATACACGGGTTCGGCCGCGGCCGGACCTGCCATGGAAGGCCAGTCCATAAGATGCGGTATGCTCGCCGGGCCCGGGGCCATCTCGGACCTGGAGTACGACTTCCAGTACATATGCAAGGTCCTGAATGACGATATAATACCTGAGAACGGCGACAGGGTCGACATAGCCCTGGAGACCGTCACGCCGGAGGGTCCGATGAGCGGGAAGGCCAAAGGTATCACCGGAACAGGTGTGATCGCGGCCGTATCCGCCCTTCTCGAGGCCCATCTGTGGAGGAAGGGGAAGATCGACACCAGCGACGGGCTGCTCCATCTGCAGGATGGTATCACCATCGATTCACACGACATATCGGAGGCCCTGAAGGCCATCGGTGCGATGAGGGCCGGTCACTTCACCCTTCTGGAGCACGCAGGCATCAAGTTCAGCGATCTGGACATCATGTACATGGCCGGCGCATCCGGTACATACGTGGATGCTGTCAAGGCCAGGAAGGTGGGACTCTTGCCCCCTTCGTGCAACACGATCTACCAGTACGGGAATACATCGCTGGCAATGGCTACGGACATCCTCAGGGACCCAGAGCTGCTGGATAAGCTCCAGGACATAGCCAACGGCATCAGGGCCAACCACATAATGTTCGCCGGGGACGAGGTGTTCGAGCAGATCTACACCCAGGAACTCGCGGTCTGCGACGAGGGCATGAGCATGGAGATGTACAACAGGAACAACGCGATCGCCGGCATACAGGAGCTGCCGAAACCGACCGGTAACCCCACGGTCCACAGGATGGTCCAGCGTGACATCCCTGATCTGGGTGACAGAGGGCTCTTCATCCTTCACGACATCGGGACCGAGCTTCGCGGATACATGGAAGGCTGCATTGGCTGCAAGAAATGCGAGAACGAATGCCCCGAGCATGCACTGAAGGTCATGGACGACAACGAGATCGTGGTACAGACCAAGAACTGTCTCGGAACCGCATGCTACAGATGCCAGTTCAGTTGCCCCAAGAAAGTCTATAAGTACGACTCCCTGAGATTGGTCCAGTGA
- a CDS encoding methanol:corrinoid methyltransferase MtaB — protein MAVSRYTKMAYDCADDMVFGFSKNPVSYGFGLKIGAGYVIPEINYAPRPGTEKDPERLRKEYVDYITKDILNRALTVGFPNVQLETEWVSQMNQAKLSAPVVAGQQEMCEKYHEEYGLNCGTRQTIPDQREADHGLRPGMDSAHAYPEKLFECADIACENGCNNLSIESVGGKEFADYAVTNGDIVAFLFGVGYLGSIDMTWLWEQLVDIAKKNHCVAGGDTNCSGANVSMFMAGGMMDQDVQRTFSAVTRAISAARTLCAWEAGAVGPDKDCGYEGPIVKAIAGKPTAQEGKNCQCAHCDLQGNLIAQCCDLWSNESVEYHPEFGGTSVQCWFGSIGYEASLMNTAIQLKQEKTLRDMYMYSDRYRGPEAYILAYDHAYEIGKAIAQYGDNLYLRAKAAGTKAVEILLKGYESKELGLTTKQLETLQDINKKLSALPDDEDKFVEWAAKEYKDIVPNFNMKNYGL, from the coding sequence ATGGCAGTATCAAGATACACAAAGATGGCATACGACTGTGCAGACGACATGGTCTTCGGTTTCTCGAAGAATCCCGTGTCCTACGGATTCGGTCTGAAGATCGGAGCCGGATACGTCATCCCCGAGATCAACTACGCACCCAGGCCCGGAACCGAGAAGGATCCCGAGAGGCTCAGAAAGGAGTACGTGGACTACATCACCAAGGACATCCTCAACAGGGCACTCACAGTCGGATTCCCCAATGTCCAGCTCGAGACCGAGTGGGTCTCCCAGATGAACCAGGCCAAGCTCTCCGCACCCGTCGTCGCGGGACAGCAGGAGATGTGCGAGAAGTACCACGAGGAGTACGGACTCAACTGCGGTACCAGGCAGACCATCCCCGACCAGCGTGAGGCCGACCACGGACTCAGGCCCGGCATGGACTCCGCCCACGCCTATCCCGAGAAGCTGTTCGAGTGTGCGGACATCGCATGTGAGAACGGATGCAACAACCTCTCCATCGAGTCTGTCGGAGGAAAGGAGTTCGCAGATTACGCAGTCACCAACGGAGACATCGTCGCATTCCTGTTCGGAGTCGGTTACCTCGGATCCATCGATATGACCTGGCTCTGGGAGCAGCTCGTCGACATCGCGAAGAAGAACCACTGCGTTGCGGGAGGAGACACCAACTGTTCCGGAGCGAACGTTTCCATGTTCATGGCCGGAGGAATGATGGACCAGGATGTCCAGAGGACCTTCTCCGCCGTCACCCGTGCAATCTCCGCCGCAAGGACGCTCTGCGCCTGGGAGGCCGGAGCCGTCGGTCCCGACAAGGACTGCGGTTACGAGGGACCCATCGTCAAAGCCATCGCAGGAAAGCCCACCGCACAGGAGGGAAAGAACTGCCAGTGCGCACACTGCGATCTGCAGGGTAACCTCATCGCCCAGTGCTGTGACCTGTGGTCCAACGAGTCCGTCGAGTACCACCCCGAGTTCGGAGGAACCTCCGTCCAGTGCTGGTTCGGATCGATCGGATACGAGGCCTCACTCATGAACACCGCGATCCAGCTCAAGCAGGAGAAGACCCTCAGGGACATGTACATGTACTCTGACAGGTACAGAGGACCCGAGGCATACATCCTCGCGTACGACCACGCATACGAGATTGGAAAGGCAATCGCCCAGTACGGTGACAACCTCTACCTCAGGGCCAAGGCCGCCGGAACCAAGGCAGTCGAGATCCTCCTTAAGGGCTACGAATCCAAGGAGCTCGGACTCACCACCAAGCAGCTCGAGACCCTCCAGGACATCAACAAGAAGCTCTCCGCACTCCCCGATGACGAGGACAAGTTCGTCGAGTGGGCAGCAAAGGAGTACAAGGACATCGTCCCCAACTTCAACATGAAGAACTACGGACTCTGA
- a CDS encoding methanol methyltransferase corrinoid protein: protein MLSKEGADFTKVLKRYDIETQVSLTPEQMAKKLLPEDPVLRQVAEEILYMRFKTVVPVVTEALKQKDPLDVINNGLVAGMECVAKLYAEHVYFLPEIMMAAKTMEIGIAIAVKMVPGGRESKGTVVMHAAEGDPHDIGKNIAAVMVRSSGYDVIDMGRDVAITNFIAKVEEVKPLFASGTALMTTTMSAFPAEAKILMEKGIEIPLMGCGGAVNREYANSYDLGIYSEKAPQTPLIAEKIRQGYTWKQVREEWDAIVGGQ, encoded by the coding sequence ATGCTTAGTAAGGAAGGTGCAGATTTCACAAAGGTCCTCAAGCGTTACGACATCGAGACTCAGGTATCACTCACACCCGAGCAGATGGCAAAGAAACTCTTGCCCGAAGATCCTGTATTAAGGCAGGTAGCAGAAGAGATTCTCTATATGAGATTCAAGACAGTGGTCCCCGTCGTTACGGAGGCCCTCAAACAGAAAGATCCCCTCGACGTCATCAACAATGGACTGGTCGCAGGTATGGAATGTGTCGCAAAGCTCTACGCAGAGCACGTCTACTTCCTTCCCGAGATCATGATGGCAGCAAAGACAATGGAGATCGGAATCGCGATCGCAGTCAAGATGGTCCCCGGCGGAAGAGAGTCCAAGGGAACCGTCGTCATGCACGCTGCCGAGGGAGACCCCCACGACATCGGAAAGAACATCGCGGCCGTCATGGTCAGGTCCTCCGGATACGACGTCATCGACATGGGACGTGATGTGGCAATCACAAACTTCATCGCAAAGGTCGAGGAGGTCAAGCCCCTGTTCGCAAGCGGAACCGCACTCATGACCACGACCATGTCCGCATTCCCTGCCGAGGCCAAGATCCTCATGGAGAAGGGAATCGAGATTCCCCTGATGGGATGCGGCGGTGCAGTCAACAGGGAGTACGCTAACTCCTACGACCTCGGAATCTATTCCGAGAAGGCACCTCAGACCCCCTTGATCGCAGAGAAGATCAGGCAGGGTTACACGTGGAAACAGGTTAGAGAAGAATGGGATGCAATTGTAGGGGGTCAGTGA
- a CDS encoding GMP synthase GuaA, whose translation MERITTPALADAFINEQVEALRKQIGDGKVLLALSGGVDSSVVAALLIKAIGKNLTCVHVNHGLLRKGEAEQVIEVFRNQMKANLVYVDATDRFLDKLAGVSDPEQKRKIIGKEFIDVFEEEANKIEGVKFLGQGTIYPDILESHGVKAHHNVGGLPEKFGFELVEPVKLLFKDEVRVVGKQLGLPDNMVYRQPFPGPGLGVRCTGAITRDRLEAVRESDAILREEFAKAGLEGKVWQYFTVVPDYCSTGVRDGKRLWDWPVIIRAVNTKDAMTATVEEVPWPLLKKITDRILSEVKGVNRVLYDLSPKPCATIEWE comes from the coding sequence ATGGAACGCATAACGACGCCTGCGCTGGCAGACGCCTTCATCAACGAACAGGTAGAGGCACTCAGGAAACAGATCGGTGACGGAAAGGTGCTGCTGGCACTGTCAGGAGGAGTTGACTCCTCCGTCGTGGCCGCACTCCTCATCAAGGCCATCGGTAAGAACCTCACATGCGTGCACGTCAACCACGGACTCCTCCGCAAGGGTGAGGCCGAGCAGGTCATCGAAGTGTTCCGCAACCAGATGAAGGCCAACCTCGTGTACGTTGACGCGACCGACCGTTTCCTCGACAAGCTCGCAGGAGTCTCCGACCCGGAGCAGAAGAGGAAGATCATCGGTAAGGAGTTCATCGATGTCTTCGAGGAGGAGGCCAACAAGATCGAGGGCGTCAAGTTCCTCGGACAGGGGACCATCTACCCTGACATCCTGGAGAGCCACGGAGTGAAGGCCCACCACAACGTCGGCGGACTTCCGGAGAAGTTCGGATTCGAGCTCGTGGAACCCGTCAAGCTGCTGTTCAAGGACGAGGTCCGCGTGGTCGGAAAACAGCTGGGCCTCCCGGACAACATGGTCTACAGGCAGCCCTTCCCCGGACCCGGACTCGGTGTCCGCTGCACAGGTGCGATCACACGCGACAGGCTCGAGGCCGTCAGAGAGTCCGATGCCATCCTCCGTGAGGAGTTCGCCAAGGCGGGACTCGAGGGCAAGGTCTGGCAGTACTTCACCGTCGTCCCCGACTACTGCTCCACCGGAGTCCGCGATGGAAAGCGTCTCTGGGACTGGCCCGTCATCATCCGTGCCGTCAACACCAAGGATGCCATGACCGCGACGGTAGAGGAGGTCCCCTGGCCACTCCTGAAGAAGATCACCGACAGGATCCTCAGCGAGGTCAAGGGAGTCAACCGTGTGCTCTACGACCTCTCGCCCAAACCCTGCGCCACCATCGAGTGGGAATGA
- a CDS encoding ATP:corrinoid adenosyltransferase, producing the protein MGELEDIRRELGLVQIYTGNGKGKTTAALGLALRASGRGLNVLFLQFLKPDAGYGEQKACSGIDKITMIPMGADHFIGKNPSQEDIDMAHDALSKSEELIGSGRYDVAILDEAINAVRLGLITSEELIASLKRRPKHVEIVLTGRGMTPELEEYADLITEMRLVKHPMDKGIDARMGIEY; encoded by the coding sequence ATGGGAGAGCTCGAGGACATCCGCAGGGAACTGGGATTGGTTCAGATCTACACCGGGAACGGCAAAGGGAAGACCACGGCCGCATTGGGTCTGGCACTTAGGGCGAGCGGACGCGGGCTGAACGTCCTTTTCCTCCAGTTCCTGAAACCCGACGCAGGCTACGGGGAGCAGAAGGCATGCTCCGGGATCGATAAGATCACCATGATCCCGATGGGGGCCGACCACTTCATCGGAAAGAACCCCTCGCAGGAGGACATCGACATGGCACATGACGCACTGTCGAAGTCGGAGGAACTGATAGGTTCCGGCAGATACGACGTGGCGATCCTCGACGAGGCAATAAATGCCGTCCGTCTAGGGCTTATTACTTCAGAAGAACTCATAGCATCATTGAAAAGACGCCCCAAACACGTCGAGATCGTCCTCACCGGAAGGGGAATGACCCCCGAGCTCGAGGAGTATGCCGACCTCATCACCGAGATGAGACTCGTGAAGCACCCCATGGACAAGGGGATCGATGCGAGAATGGGAATCGAATACTGA
- a CDS encoding nitrogenase component 1 type oxidoreductase yields MGRLYSTLPLFATDYSSAASAVRDCGGLAVICCPNGCMGNYVRFDEPRWAELPGNVLQLELNEKDVIFGDRDWMEEFRNLDIPKDTGFIGFVHTPVSSLVGIDTDIMCRRLKKEFGIPAVSIETNGYGTYHDGMAKAMKRILEIVPEGEGSGTALLGFSPLEYTAEEMSAISADVRAAVTFPGSDIRVLSGIRNAERNILLSSSAEPFARIMRSKFGVEYEAFMPGTKAEGNGDRQILVVGEQVRSNVIRNELRHKGVDADVATFFTLSDSFSEEGDLKVRSEEHLTELVSSGYKCVIGDPIFRGLVPEKVSFIPDPQAAVSGRLFWNERIGIDSLG; encoded by the coding sequence ATGGGAAGACTGTACAGCACACTGCCGTTGTTCGCCACCGATTATTCCTCGGCCGCATCGGCAGTCCGCGACTGCGGAGGTCTGGCGGTCATATGCTGCCCTAACGGTTGCATGGGGAACTACGTCCGCTTCGACGAGCCCCGCTGGGCGGAACTCCCGGGAAACGTACTGCAGCTCGAGCTCAACGAGAAGGACGTTATCTTCGGCGACAGGGACTGGATGGAGGAGTTCAGGAATCTCGACATCCCTAAGGATACGGGATTCATAGGGTTCGTCCACACACCGGTGTCGTCGCTGGTCGGAATAGACACGGACATCATGTGCAGGAGGCTGAAGAAGGAGTTCGGGATCCCGGCGGTATCCATAGAGACGAACGGGTACGGTACGTACCACGACGGTATGGCCAAAGCCATGAAGAGGATACTGGAGATCGTTCCCGAAGGCGAAGGGTCCGGAACGGCCCTTCTGGGATTCAGTCCCTTGGAATACACCGCAGAGGAGATGTCCGCGATCTCCGCCGATGTAAGAGCGGCCGTGACATTCCCAGGTTCCGACATCAGGGTCCTGTCGGGAATCAGAAACGCAGAAAGGAACATCCTGCTGTCATCGTCCGCGGAACCGTTCGCCAGGATAATGAGGTCCAAATTCGGTGTCGAATACGAGGCGTTCATGCCGGGGACCAAGGCCGAAGGGAACGGCGACCGCCAGATCCTTGTGGTCGGCGAGCAGGTTAGGTCCAATGTTATACGCAACGAGCTCAGGCACAAGGGTGTCGATGCGGACGTGGCCACATTCTTCACGCTCAGCGACAGTTTCTCCGAGGAGGGGGACCTGAAGGTGAGGTCCGAGGAGCATCTCACGGAACTCGTATCCTCAGGATACAAGTGTGTCATAGGCGATCCGATATTCAGGGGCCTGGTACCTGAGAAGGTGTCGTTCATCCCCGACCCTCAGGCGGCGGTCAGCGGGCGCCTGTTCTGGAACGAGCGCATAGGCATCGATTCCTTGGGCTAG